One Streptococcus gallolyticus subsp. gallolyticus DSM 16831 DNA window includes the following coding sequences:
- a CDS encoding ABC transporter permease: MIALLKIEWIKTWRFWMTFVLSIGMPVFFFLFFSGMELSSNPEEQKELVTAYMLTMTAFSMSSFGFFSFPAMLVEDKTSYWLTYIEHSSVPIWQYYLAKVIRVLFCFLLSIVATFLFGAIFRGVSMPLSRWFGAGALLLVSSFLFLAFGLLISQIKSQQLMTIVGDISFIGLAIIGGSWMPIENFPDWMQKISKVTPVYHVNQLVTQFAQKGEVNGKSLIIILGYVIIIAALALMIKNKTEVK; this comes from the coding sequence ATGATTGCTTTATTGAAAATTGAATGGATTAAAACATGGCGTTTTTGGATGACCTTTGTTTTGTCGATTGGTATGCCTGTTTTCTTTTTCTTGTTTTTCTCAGGTATGGAACTGTCGTCGAATCCTGAAGAACAAAAAGAGCTTGTGACAGCTTATATGCTGACAATGACTGCTTTTTCTATGTCAAGTTTTGGATTTTTCTCATTTCCAGCTATGCTTGTTGAGGATAAAACAAGCTATTGGTTGACTTATATTGAACATTCTTCTGTTCCTATTTGGCAGTATTATTTGGCAAAAGTGATTCGTGTTTTGTTTTGCTTCTTACTTTCTATCGTGGCGACTTTTTTATTTGGAGCTATTTTCCGCGGGGTGAGCATGCCACTTAGTCGTTGGTTTGGAGCAGGTGCTTTGTTATTAGTATCAAGTTTTCTTTTCTTAGCATTTGGGCTATTGATTTCACAAATTAAATCACAACAATTAATGACGATTGTCGGAGATATTTCTTTTATTGGTTTAGCCATTATCGGTGGTTCATGGATGCCAATTGAGAATTTCCCAGACTGGATGCAAAAGATTTCTAAAGTAACACCAGTTTATCATGTGAATCAATTGGTGACACAGTTTGCTCAAAAAGGAGAGGTAAACGGCAAGTCCTTGATTATCATACTCGGCTATGTCATAATAATAGCAGCATTAGCGCTTATGATTAAGAATAAAACTGAGGTTAAATGA
- a CDS encoding sensor histidine kinase, whose product MMLKRIRGIHPLFYMPLAFLAFPVLGVFFFDYPTWTLGITFLFLLSYLFLTHFEENILTNLCWIFMLLYVVYMTIYVDGGMMWFTFYFNSLLVFRFQDNYASFRFLAYDLAMLFMTIAGVSLADDLSSQVMIFLVPVVNYGILVYWMDDRKNEIQRKAIMEKNSTINLLLAENERNRIGRDLHDTLGHVFAAMTLKTELALKQLEKGKYDLVKKELEELNQTSRSSMHDVRNIVNNLKFRTVSEEIEHLNEFFAMTDIDYQLQNDLNVEAMAPLMQSSIGMILRELSNNVIKHSQAQTCRIHLFENQEKLVMTITDDGVGFDDLTGNELKSIRDRLLLVKGDVEILSQVKPTMIQVSISSKEN is encoded by the coding sequence ATGATGTTGAAAAGAATTAGGGGCATTCATCCGTTATTTTATATGCCATTAGCATTCCTAGCATTCCCCGTTTTAGGGGTATTCTTTTTTGATTACCCAACTTGGACACTTGGGATAACTTTTCTGTTTTTACTAAGCTATTTATTTCTCACACATTTTGAAGAAAATATCCTAACAAACCTTTGCTGGATTTTTATGCTACTTTATGTTGTTTATATGACCATTTATGTAGATGGTGGCATGATGTGGTTTACCTTTTATTTTAATAGTTTGCTAGTTTTTCGATTTCAAGATAACTACGCTTCCTTTCGATTTCTCGCTTATGATTTAGCAATGCTGTTTATGACTATTGCTGGTGTCAGTTTGGCAGATGACTTATCGTCACAGGTAATGATTTTTTTGGTTCCTGTTGTCAATTATGGCATTTTAGTTTATTGGATGGATGATCGAAAAAATGAAATTCAACGAAAAGCAATCATGGAAAAGAATAGCACTATTAATCTTTTATTGGCTGAAAATGAGCGAAACCGTATTGGGCGTGATTTGCATGATACTTTGGGGCACGTTTTTGCGGCAATGACCTTAAAAACAGAATTAGCACTCAAGCAATTGGAAAAAGGCAAATATGACCTTGTCAAAAAAGAGTTGGAAGAATTGAATCAAACCAGCCGTTCTTCCATGCATGATGTCAGAAACATTGTCAATAATCTCAAATTCAGAACGGTGAGCGAAGAGATTGAGCATTTGAATGAGTTTTTTGCTATGACAGATATTGATTATCAGCTGCAAAATGATTTGAATGTGGAAGCCATGGCACCCTTGATGCAGTCAAGTATCGGTATGATTTTGCGTGAATTAAGCAATAATGTTATCAAGCACAGCCAAGCGCAAACTTGCCGTATTCACCTTTTTGAAAACCAAGAAAAATTAGTGATGACCATTACAGATGATGGAGTTGGTTTTGACGACTTAACAGGAAATGAATTAAAATCCATTCGTGACCGTTTGCTGTTGGTCAAGGGAGATGTGGAGATTTTATCCCAAGTTAAACCAACCATGATTCAAGTTAGTATCAGTTCAAAGGAGAATTAA
- a CDS encoding response regulator transcription factor yields the protein MKLLVAEDQSMLRDALCQLLLMEDDVDEILQAGDGAQAIGILQVENVDVAILDVEMPKKSGLDVLEWIRKHKEMKVIIVTTFKRVGYFERAVKAGVDAYVLKDRSTSELMTTIHTVLAGKKEYSPELMETMMTQDNPLSQQEKRILQLISLGKTNQEIADTLYLSNGTVRNYISSILNKLSANNRVEATRIAEEHGWV from the coding sequence ATGAAATTGTTAGTTGCCGAGGACCAATCCATGTTGCGAGACGCACTGTGCCAATTGCTTCTTATGGAAGATGATGTTGATGAGATTTTGCAAGCAGGAGATGGCGCGCAAGCTATTGGCATATTGCAAGTGGAAAATGTTGATGTGGCTATCCTTGATGTGGAAATGCCGAAAAAATCAGGTCTGGATGTTTTGGAATGGATTCGAAAACATAAGGAAATGAAAGTGATTATTGTGACCACGTTTAAGCGCGTGGGCTATTTTGAACGAGCCGTTAAGGCAGGTGTTGACGCTTATGTCCTAAAAGATCGCTCAACATCAGAACTCATGACGACCATTCACACGGTGCTTGCCGGGAAAAAGGAATACTCACCAGAGCTCATGGAAACCATGATGACCCAAGATAACCCACTTAGCCAACAAGAAAAACGCATATTACAATTAATATCACTTGGCAAAACAAACCAAGAAATCGCTGATACCCTTTACCTCTCAAACGGAACTGTCCGAAATTACATCTCATCTATCCTTAACAAATTATCCGCCAACAACCGCGTAGAAGCCACAAGAATCGCCGAAGAACACGGATGGGTGTAG
- a CDS encoding WXG100 family type VII secretion target, whose translation MTAISVTPEQLKEQAQVYTRSKEQIEQAIQSVNSMNSQIAEEWKGQAFNAYLEQYNQLYTQVQKFEELLASINQQLNNYAETVAERDAQDSASFGLN comes from the coding sequence ATGACCGCTATTAGCGTAACGCCAGAACAACTTAAGGAACAAGCTCAAGTCTACACACGTTCTAAAGAACAAATTGAGCAAGCTATTCAATCTGTTAACAGCATGAATAGCCAAATTGCTGAAGAATGGAAAGGTCAAGCTTTCAACGCTTATCTTGAACAATACAATCAGCTTTATACTCAAGTTCAAAAATTTGAAGAATTACTTGCAAGCATCAATCAACAATTGAACAATTATGCTGAAACTGTTGCAGAACGTGATGCACAAGACTCTGCTTCATTTGGACTTAACTAA